A genomic stretch from candidate division WOR-3 bacterium includes:
- a CDS encoding bifunctional metallophosphatase/5'-nucleotidase: MSFKRRAVLPWTGIFLILVASGFSQVQHIFIVHTNDIHGALLPGEAYWLDRNFPPPLANASGALTIIRELRDSAMQHGYGFLLVDGGDIFKGTPVGDFTRGQAVVDFFRRAGYDAVAPGNHDFDMGWWVLRELVDSSRIPWVATNVRVSGTDTAPGFLVRSAIFERGGVKIGLMGVLTKYLSGTVNDSLIGNLTVLPYYDVAREEVKRLREQGADIVVALNHIGYTHDQRFADSVPGVDIIIGAHSHTGVEPPYESPKNHTIIQQAYSKLSTVGVLDISFDLKTRQIVGYQGKLIDLLGDEIPRDLNYARHLDSVRAVAEKGFDEVLGYCKRELTRGGFIETPAGNLITDAMRERFNTDIAIHNSAGIRANIPAGPVTYRHIYQVDVFGNTVVTGKWTGKQVKEMLEVSVNGHHAIFQVSGIKMRYTKKKPIGERVVSVLVNGEPLDSNRVYTVATNSYLAAGSGDYRVFAEGQDIEDSYLPLRDVIADYIRRHSPVDAQVEGRIVLIDH, translated from the coding sequence ATGAGTTTTAAGCGGCGCGCTGTTTTGCCTTGGACAGGGATTTTTTTAATTTTAGTTGCCTCTGGATTCAGCCAGGTTCAGCACATATTTATTGTCCACACAAACGACATTCATGGTGCGCTTTTACCCGGTGAGGCGTACTGGCTGGACAGAAATTTTCCACCACCCCTTGCCAATGCCAGTGGCGCGCTGACGATAATTCGAGAGTTGCGGGATTCGGCAATGCAGCACGGGTATGGGTTTTTGCTCGTAGATGGCGGTGATATATTCAAGGGCACACCGGTGGGCGACTTTACCCGGGGTCAGGCGGTGGTGGACTTTTTCCGGCGGGCAGGCTACGATGCGGTTGCACCCGGGAACCACGACTTTGATATGGGCTGGTGGGTTCTAAGAGAGCTGGTTGACAGTTCGCGTATCCCCTGGGTTGCGACGAATGTGCGCGTTAGTGGAACCGATACCGCACCCGGTTTTCTTGTGCGCAGCGCGATTTTTGAGCGGGGTGGGGTGAAGATTGGCCTTATGGGCGTTTTGACCAAGTACCTCTCCGGAACGGTCAACGACTCTTTGATTGGCAACCTGACGGTTTTGCCCTATTACGATGTTGCCCGGGAGGAGGTGAAACGGTTGCGGGAGCAGGGCGCGGATATTGTGGTTGCCCTGAATCACATCGGCTATACCCATGACCAGCGGTTTGCCGATTCAGTCCCGGGTGTTGACATCATCATCGGCGCGCATAGCCACACCGGGGTGGAACCGCCTTACGAGAGTCCAAAGAATCACACGATTATCCAGCAGGCGTATTCAAAGTTGAGTACGGTCGGGGTGCTGGACATCAGTTTTGACCTTAAAACCCGACAGATTGTTGGTTATCAGGGGAAACTGATTGACCTGTTAGGCGATGAGATTCCCCGGGATTTAAATTACGCCCGGCATCTTGACTCGGTGCGGGCGGTTGCAGAAAAGGGGTTTGACGAGGTTTTAGGATATTGTAAGCGGGAGTTGACCCGGGGTGGGTTTATTGAAACGCCAGCAGGCAATCTGATTACCGATGCGATGCGCGAGCGGTTCAATACCGATATCGCAATCCACAACTCCGCGGGCATCAGGGCAAATATTCCCGCCGGTCCGGTTACCTATCGGCACATCTATCAGGTTGATGTTTTTGGCAATACTGTTGTCACGGGCAAGTGGACCGGAAAGCAGGTGAAAGAGATGCTTGAGGTTTCGGTGAACGGGCACCATGCGATATTTCAGGTTTCCGGGATAAAGATGCGCTACACAAAGAAGAAACCGATTGGCGAACGGGTGGTCTCGGTGCTGGTTAATGGAGAACCTCTGGATAGTAATCGGGTTTACACTGTGGCAACCAACTCGTATCTTGCCGCAGGCAGCGGTGATTATCGGGTTTTTGCTGAGGGTCAGGATATTGAGGACAGTTATCTGCCGCTGCGCGATGTTATTGCCGATTACATTCGGCGCCATTCGCCGGTTGACGCCCAGGTTGAGGGCCGAATTGTGTTGATCGACCATTGA
- the mnmG gene encoding tRNA uridine-5-carboxymethylaminomethyl(34) synthesis enzyme MnmG, with protein sequence MKPERFDVIVIGGGHAGCEAALACARMGCNTLLLTQNLDTVALMSCNPAVGGIGKGQLVKELDALGGQMALITDQAGIHFRQLNTSKGRAVRSSRVQVDRQLYRQLMRAQLEKIEGLTIRQGMAQRILTRGKTVCGVETEIGEKFYSKAVILAPGTFLSGLVHIGLTHFPAGRLGEAPANLLSENLRQLGFRLGRFKTGTPPRIDIRTVNLKKLPEQPGDEPPQPFSFWTDEPLKNRAACYITYTTPKTHRIVKSGLKHSPLYTGIIKGKGVRYCPSIEDKVVKFPERERHHIFLEPEGVNTIECYPNGISTSLPVEIQEKMLHSISGLENCRMMRPGYAIEHDYADPTQLYPTLETRLIKNLYFAGQINGTTGYEEAAVQGLIAGINAALRVKDKPPFTISRSEGYIGVLIDDLVTRGTDEPYRMFTARVEYRLLLREDNADLRLGPKGFELGLLPAERYRLIEEKNQQFHTTINWLKTARVKPSPEINRRLKKLGTSPLNETTSAIELLRRPEITYEYLQTIVPAAPAIAKSVQDLVELEVKYEGYINRTRRQVAEFQELEKVRIPANLDYSAVPGLSTELREKLARIRPQSLAQAQLIPGITPAAIFALTVFLRGKK encoded by the coding sequence ATGAAACCCGAGCGCTTTGATGTAATTGTTATTGGTGGTGGTCATGCCGGTTGTGAAGCGGCGCTTGCCTGCGCCCGGATGGGCTGTAACACCCTTCTTTTAACCCAGAACCTTGACACCGTCGCGTTGATGTCGTGCAATCCCGCGGTCGGTGGCATCGGTAAAGGACAGCTGGTCAAGGAACTTGACGCCCTTGGTGGGCAGATGGCACTCATCACCGACCAGGCAGGAATCCACTTCCGGCAGTTGAACACGAGCAAAGGCAGGGCCGTACGCTCTTCACGGGTTCAGGTTGACCGTCAGTTGTACCGGCAGTTGATGCGCGCTCAACTGGAAAAAATCGAAGGACTGACCATTCGTCAGGGTATGGCACAGCGTATTCTCACCCGGGGCAAAACGGTTTGCGGCGTTGAAACCGAAATCGGCGAAAAATTTTACAGCAAAGCGGTTATCCTCGCACCCGGCACATTTTTATCCGGCCTTGTCCACATCGGCTTAACCCATTTCCCGGCGGGTAGGCTGGGCGAAGCGCCCGCCAATCTTTTGAGTGAAAACCTGCGTCAGCTCGGGTTTCGCCTTGGTCGATTTAAGACCGGCACACCCCCGCGTATCGACATTCGCACTGTTAACCTGAAGAAGTTGCCAGAGCAACCCGGCGACGAACCGCCACAGCCATTTTCCTTCTGGACTGATGAGCCGCTGAAAAACCGTGCCGCCTGTTACATCACCTACACCACACCCAAAACCCATCGCATCGTGAAGTCGGGGCTGAAGCATTCACCGCTCTACACCGGCATCATCAAAGGCAAGGGTGTCCGTTACTGCCCTTCCATCGAAGACAAGGTTGTAAAATTCCCAGAACGGGAACGGCACCATATCTTTCTGGAACCCGAAGGGGTGAACACCATCGAATGTTATCCCAATGGCATCTCCACCAGTCTGCCGGTCGAAATTCAGGAAAAGATGCTTCACTCCATTTCCGGACTGGAAAATTGCCGGATGATGCGGCCGGGCTATGCGATTGAACATGACTACGCGGACCCGACTCAGTTGTATCCGACCCTCGAAACTCGCTTGATTAAAAACCTCTACTTTGCGGGTCAAATCAATGGCACTACCGGTTATGAAGAAGCCGCGGTTCAGGGGCTCATTGCCGGTATCAACGCCGCTTTGCGGGTTAAAGACAAACCGCCATTTACCATATCGCGTTCCGAAGGTTATATCGGCGTTCTGATTGACGACCTTGTAACCCGGGGCACCGATGAACCGTACCGCATGTTTACCGCCCGGGTTGAATACCGGCTCCTTTTGCGGGAAGACAATGCCGATTTACGGCTCGGGCCCAAAGGGTTTGAACTGGGCTTGCTGCCGGCTGAGCGCTACCGGCTCATTGAAGAAAAAAACCAGCAGTTTCACACCACCATCAACTGGCTGAAAACCGCCCGGGTCAAACCGTCACCCGAAATTAACCGGCGTCTGAAAAAACTGGGCACCAGCCCGCTTAATGAAACTACCAGCGCAATTGAACTGCTGCGCCGCCCGGAAATCACCTATGAATACCTGCAAACCATCGTGCCCGCAGCGCCGGCAATCGCAAAATCGGTTCAGGATTTAGTCGAACTGGAGGTGAAGTATGAAGGGTATATCAACCGCACCCGGCGTCAGGTCGCCGAGTTTCAGGAACTGGAGAAGGTTCGAATTCCGGCTAATCTTGACTACTCCGCGGTGCCAGGACTTTCTACAGAACTGCGCGAAAAACTGGCGCGCATCCGTCCCCAATCACTGGCACAGGCGCAACTTATTCCGGGTATAACCCCGGCAGCAATCTTTGCTTTAACCGTATTTCTAAGGGGGAAAAAATGA
- a CDS encoding T9SS type A sorting domain-containing protein gives MIFDHDNNLLLTGGSWSLATGSDMLLIKYTSSGDTIWTRYYDGGENEQGYDIALDHDGNIIVAGYCSNDTIESQCLLVKFSPEGNFLWERKYRHWDMDMYTGVVIDDENNIIVSVWSYTYSGGGRYIGLIQKYDAMGSLIWSRPYNWVSDFYAIAKLPVGGFIVTGTDTTRRPMLTVRLDSLGDTIWTRRDTVSGFSLGAGGDIALDSSGNIIVVGYLSHVLDYNLAVVKYTLNGDTVWTRELNFTPNDWAGGVATDVIGNIFVSGNSGMAMDSIDGVLVKYTESGDTLWATFYDGGYDDRFFPVVVDTDGNPIVSGSSHNGTDYDIVTIKYQSTPGIKELFTTGVTPQLNVSPNPAKGTVSLKLPYPVAEVRIYDVSGKLQRVIPLRVSKGAANTQNVKISLNGLATGTYFIEAGGKTAKLVVRK, from the coding sequence ATGATTTTCGACCATGATAACAATTTGCTACTTACCGGTGGTTCCTGGAGTCTTGCTACTGGTTCGGATATGTTGCTTATCAAGTACACATCCAGCGGTGATACCATCTGGACACGCTACTATGACGGTGGTGAAAATGAACAAGGATATGACATCGCTTTAGACCACGATGGCAATATTATAGTTGCGGGTTATTGCAGTAATGACACAATTGAGTCACAGTGTCTATTGGTAAAATTTTCTCCTGAAGGTAATTTCCTCTGGGAGAGAAAGTACCGGCATTGGGATATGGACATGTATACTGGTGTTGTTATTGATGATGAAAATAATATCATAGTTTCTGTTTGGAGTTATACTTATTCGGGAGGTGGTCGTTACATCGGTTTAATCCAGAAGTACGATGCAATGGGAAGCCTTATCTGGAGCAGACCGTACAACTGGGTCTCCGATTTTTACGCCATAGCCAAATTGCCAGTAGGGGGTTTTATTGTTACCGGTACCGATACTACAAGGAGGCCAATGCTCACGGTGCGGTTGGATTCTTTGGGTGACACCATCTGGACGAGAAGAGACACCGTTAGTGGATTCAGTTTGGGTGCAGGGGGCGACATCGCCCTTGACTCTTCGGGCAACATTATTGTTGTGGGTTATCTTAGCCATGTGCTTGATTATAATCTGGCAGTTGTTAAATATACTCTAAATGGCGATACGGTCTGGACTAGAGAGTTAAACTTCACACCCAATGATTGGGCAGGCGGAGTGGCAACTGATGTGATAGGGAATATCTTTGTTTCGGGCAATAGTGGAATGGCTATGGATTCTATTGACGGCGTTTTAGTAAAATACACCGAAAGCGGTGACACCCTGTGGGCAACATTTTATGATGGAGGGTATGATGATAGGTTTTTCCCAGTGGTAGTGGATACCGATGGTAACCCTATTGTCAGTGGCTCCTCACATAACGGCACGGACTATGACATCGTAACGATTAAATATCAGAGTACACCAGGAATTAAAGAACTTTTTACTACCGGTGTTACACCACAATTAAATGTTTCACCCAACCCGGCAAAAGGAACGGTTAGCCTGAAATTACCTTATCCTGTGGCGGAGGTGCGGATTTACGATGTGTCCGGAAAGTTGCAGCGGGTGATTCCTTTAAGGGTATCAAAAGGTGCGGCTAATACGCAGAATGTAAAAATTTCCCTTAATGGACTCGCCACGGGCACATATTTCATCGAGGCGGGCGGCAAGACTGCAAAACTGGTGGTGAGAAAATAA